The following proteins are co-located in the Nitrospirota bacterium genome:
- a CDS encoding S8 family serine peptidase — protein sequence MVRNRIIIQRTHLRSLYLTLGLLALFSLILTPGCAGRIMKQEGPAVPTVPHQPPPFSVPAEARKVAATNLDEVLAKSAKSRWMSVVVRLQAERDKRGRATPEAVRSAQKALQEGLSGTAFTVKHLFRHIPYATLELDRTALLKLAKLKVVAGVSEEAEYYPFLAQSSDIVDASWSFKQAFSGRGAAVAILDGGTVHHPFFGDRLVEEFCFSSPGSDTSSLCRHGAAVDSGSGAACAFPQHCEHGTHVAGIAAGDGSSFSGIARQADIIALNASVRKSYLIWQFDGFLNGDLVAALEQVLDLTDTRNVAAVNMSLGGDPWVEGTCDTFSENERSIKEVADLLKQAGVATVAASGNEGEVNKIASPACISSVISVGSTDKHSVVAADSDSSGQLDFLAPGVNIVSSVPGGFRALSGTSMAAPHVTGAWAVLKAEKPAARVDDIEAALKQSGKPITDARQHRITPMIQVEEALHLVLLPEVRMFPENGDYQTPLEVQIDVIDPVGSARDLKTWVTTNGHLPEENAPGSVLLCEDYHCDFSVLTLQQHGIVLVLARAFFTLPDNTRASSQTATAVYILRDPLPGPASVLASDGTFTDRVRVTWTAVPNADSYDVFAGFSSDPPDRFAQPLNTTPVTETTFDHFPGTGTGDVLNYFVRGRVDGFPTRFGGPDTGYAQVGSILVTATDGTDAQGVRLTWDPTTWKSPGLHAVYEVYRSTDAEPGHAALIARLEGTFVNNYPAGVIITPAPRTYLDQNVTAQQTYFYWVKGIDGADSSRLGDGESGFFSGP from the coding sequence ATGGTCAGGAACCGCATCATCATACAGAGAACACATCTGCGGTCGCTGTATCTGACGCTTGGTCTGTTGGCGCTTTTCTCGCTCATCCTGACGCCTGGATGCGCCGGCAGGATCATGAAGCAGGAAGGGCCGGCAGTGCCGACGGTGCCGCATCAGCCGCCGCCTTTTTCCGTTCCCGCGGAAGCCCGCAAGGTCGCAGCGACCAATCTCGACGAAGTGCTCGCCAAGAGCGCCAAGAGCAGATGGATGTCGGTTGTCGTGCGGCTGCAGGCGGAACGCGACAAGCGCGGCCGGGCGACGCCTGAAGCGGTCCGGTCTGCGCAGAAGGCCCTGCAGGAAGGCCTGAGCGGGACCGCGTTCACGGTGAAGCACCTGTTTCGCCACATCCCTTACGCGACCCTTGAACTGGACCGGACCGCTTTGCTAAAGCTCGCGAAGCTCAAGGTCGTAGCCGGTGTGTCGGAAGAAGCGGAGTACTATCCTTTTCTTGCGCAAAGCTCGGACATCGTGGATGCCTCCTGGTCCTTCAAGCAGGCCTTCTCGGGCAGGGGCGCGGCCGTTGCCATCCTGGACGGCGGGACCGTCCATCATCCCTTCTTCGGAGACCGTCTTGTAGAGGAGTTCTGCTTTTCCAGCCCCGGCTCGGACACCTCCAGCCTCTGCCGGCACGGCGCGGCAGTCGATTCGGGTTCCGGCGCCGCATGCGCCTTCCCGCAGCATTGCGAGCACGGCACGCACGTGGCCGGCATCGCGGCAGGGGACGGCAGTTCATTTTCCGGGATAGCGCGACAGGCGGACATCATCGCCCTGAACGCATCGGTCAGAAAATCCTACCTGATCTGGCAATTCGATGGCTTTCTGAATGGCGATCTCGTTGCCGCGCTCGAGCAGGTGCTCGATCTCACGGACACGCGCAACGTGGCGGCGGTCAACATGAGCCTTGGCGGAGATCCGTGGGTCGAGGGGACCTGCGATACGTTCTCCGAGAACGAACGATCGATCAAGGAGGTGGCGGACCTGCTGAAGCAGGCAGGCGTGGCCACGGTTGCCGCCTCGGGCAATGAAGGGGAGGTGAACAAAATAGCGTCCCCGGCGTGCATATCCTCGGTCATCAGCGTCGGATCCACGGACAAGCATTCGGTGGTTGCGGCCGATTCCGACAGCTCCGGTCAGCTGGATTTCCTCGCGCCCGGCGTTAACATCGTTTCATCCGTGCCCGGAGGATTTCGCGCTCTGAGCGGCACCTCGATGGCCGCGCCTCACGTGACGGGGGCATGGGCCGTCCTGAAGGCCGAAAAACCGGCGGCGCGGGTCGATGATATCGAGGCCGCTCTGAAGCAGTCCGGAAAACCGATCACCGACGCGCGGCAGCATCGCATTACTCCGATGATCCAGGTGGAAGAGGCGCTGCATCTCGTGCTGCTTCCGGAGGTGCGAATGTTTCCCGAGAACGGCGACTACCAGACCCCCCTTGAGGTCCAGATCGACGTTATAGACCCGGTCGGTTCTGCACGGGACTTGAAGACCTGGGTGACCACGAACGGTCACCTGCCGGAGGAGAACGCACCGGGGTCCGTGCTCCTGTGCGAGGATTACCATTGCGATTTCAGCGTTCTTACGCTTCAGCAGCACGGGATCGTACTGGTGCTCGCACGGGCCTTCTTTACGCTTCCCGACAACACGCGCGCCTCTTCCCAGACCGCGACAGCTGTCTATATTCTTCGCGATCCCCTTCCGGGTCCCGCCTCGGTCCTGGCAAGCGACGGGACATTCACCGACCGGGTCCGCGTGACCTGGACAGCGGTCCCCAATGCGGACAGCTATGACGTGTTCGCGGGTTTCAGCAGCGATCCGCCCGACCGTTTCGCCCAGCCGCTCAATACCACGCCTGTCACCGAAACGACCTTCGACCATTTTCCGGGCACGGGCACCGGTGACGTCCTCAACTATTTTGTCCGGGGGCGTGTAGACGGATTTCCTACACGATTCGGCGGACCCGACACGGGCTACGCACAGGTCGGGTCGATTCTGGTCACGGCCACGGACGGCACGGACGCGCAAGGGGTCAGGCTTACCTGGGACCCGACAACCTGGAAATCTCCGGGCCTCCATGCCGTATACGAAGTGTACCGAAGCACTGATGCCGAACCGGGCCACGCTGCCCTCATTGCCCGGCTCGAGGGGACGTTCGTCAACAACTATCCGGCCGGTGTGATCATCACGCCTGCACCCCGCACCTATCTCGACCAGAACGTCACTGCCCAGCAGACCTACTTCTACTGGGTCAAAG